A stretch of Henckelia pumila isolate YLH828 chromosome 4, ASM3356847v2, whole genome shotgun sequence DNA encodes these proteins:
- the LOC140865145 gene encoding shikimate O-hydroxycinnamoyltransferase-like, whose amino-acid sequence MKIDVKNSTLVAPAAATPNLSLWISIVDVVAASDHLASVYFYRRTAAEDFFDATVLKEALGRALVAFYPLAGRLNRDEHGRIEIDCNAEGVLFVEAECDGVVDDFGDFAPTSELRRLIPAVDYSQGISSYPLSVLQVTYFKCGGVCLGVGMQHNVVDGVSGLHFINTWSDIARGLDITLPPFFDRTLLRARDPPQPKFEHIEYQPLPSMKLASKLDESPEIAVSIFKLTRDQLISFKSKSKEEGNGTIITYSSYEMLAGHIWRCTCKARGLPQDQVTRLLIATDGRSRLRPTLPPGYFGNVIFQATPTAVCGDLESKPVSYSASKIHDAIARMDDEYLRSAIDYAELQPDVKAIARGPTTFDCPNLGIISWSRLPVHDADFGWGRPVYMGPGGMRIEGLSYILPSPTNDGSLSVVISLRAEHMKVFEKLMYNF is encoded by the exons ATGAAAATCGACGTGAAGAATTCGACGTTGGTTGCTCCGGCAGCGGCGACGCCGAACCTCAGCCTTTGGATTTCCATTGTGGATGTGGTGGCGGCCAGCGACCATCTAGCCAGTGTCTACTTTTACCGTCGAACAGCGGCGGAAGACTTTTTCGATGCGACGGTGCTCAAGGAGGCGCTTGGCCGCGCACTGGTGGCGTTCTACCCCCTTGCGGGGAGGCTGAATAGGGATGAACATGGACGGATAGAAATCGACTGTAACGCCGAAGGAGTGCTTTTCGTGGAAGCGGAGTGCGACGGTGTGGTGGATGATTTCGGCGACTTTGCTCCGACgtcagagctccgccgcctgatCCCGGCGGTTGATTATTCTCAGGGGATCTCAAGTTACCCACTGTCGGTGCTACAG GTGACTTATTTCAAATGTGGTGGAGTTTGCTTAGGCGTTGGGATGCAGCATAATGTAGTGGATGGAGTTTCTGGTCTCCATTTCATCAACACCTGGTCGGACATTGCTCGTGGACTTGATATTACACTCCCCCCTTTCTTCGACAGGACCCTCCTCCGTGCCCGCGATCCACCCCAACCCAAATTCGAGCACATCGAGTATCAGCCCCTTCCATCTATGAAACTCGCAAGCAAACTCGACGAATCCCCCGAGATTGCTGTTTCCATTTTCAAGCTAACACGTGATCAGCTCATCTCCTTCAAGTCCAAGTCGAAAGAGGAAGGGAACGGTACAATAATCACTTATAGCTCCTATGAAATGCTGGCAGGCCATATTTGGCGATGTACATGTAAGGCTCGGGGGCTGCCTCAAGATCAAGTAACAAGGCTActcattgcaacagatgggcgATCCAGGCTCCGTCCCACGCTTCCACCAGGCTACTTTGGCAACGTGATCTTCCAAGCCACTCCGACGGCTGTATGTGGCGATCTGGAATCGAAGcccgtctcatattctgcaagcAAAATTCATGATGCCATAGCTCGGATGGACGACGAGTACTTGAGGTCTGCTATTGATTATGCGGAACTGCAGCCTGATGTGAAGGCTATTGCGCGTGGGCCAACAACTTTCGACTGCCCGAATCTTGGGATCATTAGTTGGTCTCGGCTGCCCGTGCACGATGCAGATTTCGGATGGGGCAGGCCGGTCTACATGGGACCAGGTGGGATGCGGATTGAAGGTTTAAGCTACATCTTGCCTAGTCCAACAAACGATGGGAGCTTGTCGGTGGTGATCTCGTTACGAGCTGAGCATATGAAGGTTTTTGAGAAGCTCATGTACAACTTCTGA